Sequence from the Zeugodacus cucurbitae isolate PBARC_wt_2022May chromosome 2, idZeuCucr1.2, whole genome shotgun sequence genome:
aattttaaatcaatataataCATTATCAACtagaaattataagaaatacaaattttcaaagacTCTTACTGGCAATTATTTATACGTTCCCTTAAATATGGTATGTGTTCGGCAGCAACCATTGGATCCTTCTTTCCATGTAATATAAAAGTTGGTGCTTTTATTTGTGTTACTTCAGTGCTGCAAAAATCTCCTTTACGTTCTTTATAAATTGCAACTACAGCATCGACCCAAGCAGACAACAGTTTTGAGAATCCTTCCACACCATATACTTTCTCCATTGGTTCACGCATTCGTGGTGACCACTTCTGCACATCTCGTATAGCTGTGAAATACATTAATAAGAAGTAAGAAATGATTTATcgtgtaaaatattattgtctatTTTACCTGTTATTGCTTTCACCTCTTCGGCATTCAAATAAGCACCAGCACCCCATATCACCAATTTCTCGACACATTCAACAAAGCGTCCCGCTACAATAAGACCCGTTACACCGCCATCACTCCAACCGACTATAGAAAATTTGGGTCTTCCCAAAGCACGCATCAGTTCCACGGCACAGCGCGCATCGTTTTGGAAATAGTCAACATCAAAGTATCGCTCCAGCGGTTGTGATTTTCCATAACCGGGTGGATCCCATGCGATTATTGTGTGGTTTGGCAGCAGCTCAGGCAGTTTTTCAATTTGCGGCTTAAAGTCTGTCCAAGCAGTGCCAAGTGCACCAGGCATTAACAATACGCTTTCGTCACCTTTGCCCGTTTGTACATAATTGATGGTGATGCCGTCGCTAAGTTTCACTTTCGTTTCTATATGATTATTGCGTTGCATTACAGCACAATTGACCAACGGCTTCAGAATCCGGTTATACAAAGCTGGACGTAACTGGAGCATTATGCAATAGGAAGTAATTCTATAGTGAAAATTACATCCAGTGCCTTGttgatcaaaaaaattaaaatacaaagaaacaataacagcaaacagGAGATTTTGATCAACAAATGTCGGCACTAGCCGATGATTTATCGATCATACAGCTGTTGTTTTTAGTTACCGGCCGGTTTGCTGATAAGCGGTAGAAATAAAAAAGAGTAATGACATTTGGTAAGTTGccgttaaaataattaatgtaaccttaacttaatttacttaattaaacgaaaaaatattatcGCATTtgatgatttgttgttgtataatttgatatttttttacttgaaatgataaacatttgtatacactggttattttaaaatatggaTCATATTggctttttaattacaatttttttcgataTCTCCCATCTTATAGttcaatatgaatataaatattatttaagtattcaattttaatttattttcttttttttcgaatattataATACAAGTGTATATGTAAGGATAGCATACAAATTAGAGAAGTATTTCCGGTTACTAAACAtgcaatataaatttatttttaatgaatttgcttatttttgGTGCTTTTTCGATTCGACAGCAGGTGGGGGtatacacattcatacataca
This genomic interval carries:
- the LOC105218744 gene encoding valacyclovir hydrolase gives rise to the protein MLQLRPALYNRILKPLVNCAVMQRNNHIETKVKLSDGITINYVQTGKGDESVLLMPGALGTAWTDFKPQIEKLPELLPNHTIIAWDPPGYGKSQPLERYFDVDYFQNDARCAVELMRALGRPKFSIVGWSDGGVTGLIVAGRFVECVEKLVIWGAGAYLNAEEVKAITAIRDVQKWSPRMREPMEKVYGVEGFSKLLSAWVDAVVAIYKERKGDFCSTEVTQIKAPTFILHGKKDPMVAAEHIPYLRERINNCQYYEFPEGKHNIQLRYADEFNKLVANFLSQKS